The Erythrobacter aurantius genome includes a window with the following:
- a CDS encoding tRNA (cytidine(34)-2'-O)-methyltransferase, giving the protein MSLSIVLVQPEIPGNTGAVGRTCVALGMELILIHPLGFEISDKRVKRSGLDYWPHVHLTEYASWDAFLEARQPRPGQLF; this is encoded by the coding sequence GTGAGCCTCTCCATCGTCCTCGTCCAACCCGAGATTCCCGGCAACACCGGGGCGGTGGGGCGCACTTGTGTGGCGCTGGGCATGGAACTGATTCTGATCCACCCGCTTGGCTTCGAAATCAGCGACAAGCGGGTGAAGCGTTCGGGCCTTGATTACTGGCCGCATGTCCACCTTACGGAATACGCTAGTTGGGACGCGTTTCTGGAGGCGCGCCAGCCCCGTCCAGGTCAGCTTTTTTGA
- a CDS encoding IS3 family transposase (programmed frameshift): MKRSRFNEEQIIAILKEQEAGMATTEVCRRHGISSATFYKWKSKFGGLEVSEARRLRSLEEENSRLKKLLAEAMLDNAVLKDLAFKKMVTPGAKREAVAYAREHHGVSERRACALVGVSRRVIRYEPTRPDDGALRQRLRELAAERRRFGYRRLGYLLAREGIRPNHKKLLRIYREEGLRVRRRGGRKRALGTRRPMVLPDGPNQRWSLDFVSDSLICGRRFRILCVVDDYTRECLALVADTSLSGARVARELTSLIGIRGKPHTVVSDNGTELTSSAILRWSQERRVEWHYIAPGKPMQNGFVESFNGRLRDECLNETLFTSLAHARFVLAAWRHDYNTVRPHSKLGGKTPAEIAGQRVWGHAPRHVAIPSNNHHEGARLYL; the protein is encoded by the exons ATGAAGCGAAGCAGGTTCAACGAAGAGCAGATCATTGCGATCTTGAAGGAGCAGGAAGCGGGCATGGCGACGACTGAGGTCTGCCGCCGCCACGGGATCAGCTCGGCGACGTTCTACAAGTGGAAGTCTAAGTTCGGCGGGCTCGAGGTGTCCGAGGCCCGGCGGCTGCGATCGCTCGAGGAGGAGAACTCGCGGCTGAAGAAGCTGCTGGCCGAGGCGATGTTGGACAACGCGGTGCTGAAGGATCTGGCAT TCAAAAAAATGGTAACGCCCGGCGCCAAGCGGGAAGCCGTCGCCTATGCCCGGGAGCATCACGGGGTGAGCGAGCGTCGGGCGTGTGCACTGGTTGGTGTGAGCCGCAGGGTAATCCGTTACGAGCCTACAAGGCCAGATGACGGGGCGCTGCGGCAACGGCTGCGCGAGCTGGCGGCGGAACGCCGCCGGTTCGGCTATCGCCGCCTGGGCTACCTTCTGGCGCGGGAAGGCATCAGGCCCAACCACAAGAAGCTGCTGCGCATCTACCGGGAGGAGGGGCTGCGCGTGCGTCGCCGTGGCGGCCGGAAAAGGGCCTTGGGCACGCGCAGGCCGATGGTGCTGCCGGACGGCCCGAACCAGCGTTGGTCGCTCGACTTCGTCTCCGACAGCCTGATCTGCGGTCGGCGCTTCCGTATCCTGTGCGTGGTCGATGACTACACGCGCGAGTGCCTGGCGCTGGTGGCCGATACGTCGCTGTCGGGTGCTCGGGTAGCGCGGGAACTGACCAGCCTTATCGGCATCCGGGGAAAGCCGCATACGGTGGTCAGCGACAATGGCACCGAACTGACCTCGTCGGCCATCCTGCGCTGGTCGCAGGAGCGCAGGGTCGAGTGGCACTACATCGCACCGGGAAAGCCAATGCAGAACGGCTTCGTGGAGAGCTTCAATGGCCGCCTGCGCGACGAATGCCTCAACGAGACGCTGTTCACCTCGCTGGCCCATGCCCGGTTCGTGCTGGCCGCCTGGCGACACGATTACAACACGGTCAGGCCACACTCGAAACTGGGCGGGAAGACCCCCGCCGAGATCGCCGGCCAACGTGTCTGGGGGCATGCCCCCAGACACGTTGCCATCCCATCAAACAACCATCATGAAGGAGCCAGACTCTACCTCTGA
- a CDS encoding TrmH family RNA methyltransferase: MAAADLSRRHARFLLLQDRNDLLFVEPASLHIVRLLASDSTKKRSHFRGARHFLFEEFGGRSFYEPEYPEDAMLVFGQETKGLPRSIIERHSDRLFRLPMRSDVIRSLNLANTVSAAAYQALRGRI, translated from the coding sequence GTGGCGGCGGCAGACCTCAGTCGTCGCCATGCCCGCTTCCTGCTCCTTCAAGATCGCAATGATCTGCTCTTCGTTGAACCTGCTTCGCTTCATATCGTCCGACTCCTTGCGTCAGACTCTACCAAAAAGCGGTCACATTTCAGGGGAGCACGTCATTTTCTATTCGAGGAATTCGGCGGCCGCAGTTTCTACGAGCCCGAATATCCCGAGGATGCAATGCTGGTATTCGGTCAGGAAACCAAAGGTTTACCGCGCAGCATAATCGAACGTCACTCAGACCGCCTGTTCCGCCTGCCGATGCGTTCCGACGTCATCCGCTCGCTCAATCTGGCGAACACCGTTTCCGCCGCCGCCTATCAGGCGCTCCGGGGGAGGATTTAG
- a CDS encoding TonB-dependent receptor, protein MKTFALRSLLLATIALPAFPVLAQDTADSEEQETATSGNTILVTAQKIEQRAQDVPITISALNGDRIREIGVTDLDELSNYIPGLNIQEQSANNPGIVIRGITSDSGSAQQGPRVTLYYNGVDISRSRGSYQAIYDLERVEVIKGPQATLFGTASAVGAISLVSARPREGFSGEITGGYGNFEQTLLGGYINAGSDVLAGRVAFEWRTRDGYVENLNPNQEDELYAQDQLGVRASVRYTPTADFTLDLIGTYDQQRNGGTPFISGTFPAFAGAPGGPANAFEDANLSGFPAGAATLGDDQLGLNREVYDLNLTAEYQFADDWTFTTVNGYREFDSLEVFDADGGPAPFLEFTEIAKGWQVSHEGRFSYNGANIRASAGWNLFIEDSIQNVPFATEEGTYLQCLTALFGAPLIPGIPCVGPDGSVPASAVTGLATGGAVQAIPYSAVLFENQGRNEAYSVFADMTWIATDSFELTAGVRFIDEYRQSGFFSDIPNSVLSGAPLIPGGVNTGGRVFTADEGFQTVLPRFNVLYRISDDVNVFATVSKGRRSPVVQLGARRDAGGNAVANSQLIPEETVWNYEGGIKLASGPVSGSLGVYYQVYDGFQVSVAQLDANGNPTGAFVTESAGSASNLGVEAEVAIDVADWLQVFGNVGYIDGGIDEDGAFRPDFSGARFRLQPEWQAAGGFTVDYEFGNGMRFFATPSVTHRSRIFFEVPNNPLIGQEAVTLVNARAGFSFADERYEIAGFIRNAFDEDYLLDAGNTGGAFGIPTFIPAEPRFYGIQVTARFGD, encoded by the coding sequence ATGAAAACCTTCGCATTGCGCAGCCTGCTGCTTGCAACCATTGCCCTGCCCGCTTTCCCGGTCCTGGCTCAGGACACCGCCGATAGCGAGGAACAGGAGACCGCCACCTCGGGCAATACGATCCTCGTCACCGCGCAAAAGATCGAGCAGCGTGCGCAAGACGTGCCGATCACGATTTCCGCATTGAACGGCGATCGCATCCGCGAAATCGGCGTGACCGATCTCGACGAATTGTCGAACTACATCCCTGGTCTCAACATTCAGGAACAGAGCGCCAACAATCCTGGCATCGTGATCCGCGGCATCACGTCGGACAGCGGATCAGCCCAGCAGGGCCCGCGCGTCACGCTGTATTACAACGGCGTCGATATCTCACGCTCGCGCGGCAGCTATCAGGCGATCTACGACCTTGAGCGTGTCGAGGTGATCAAGGGCCCGCAAGCAACGCTGTTCGGCACGGCCTCGGCGGTCGGGGCGATCAGCCTCGTCTCGGCTCGCCCGCGCGAAGGCTTCTCGGGCGAGATTACCGGCGGCTATGGCAATTTTGAACAAACGCTTCTGGGTGGCTACATCAACGCTGGGTCGGATGTACTGGCCGGAAGGGTGGCGTTCGAATGGCGTACCCGCGACGGCTATGTCGAGAATCTCAATCCAAATCAGGAGGACGAACTCTACGCACAGGACCAGCTCGGCGTGCGCGCCTCTGTCCGCTACACGCCGACCGCCGATTTCACGCTCGACCTGATCGGCACCTATGATCAGCAACGCAATGGCGGCACCCCGTTCATTTCGGGCACCTTCCCGGCATTCGCCGGTGCGCCGGGCGGCCCCGCCAACGCGTTTGAGGATGCCAACCTGAGCGGCTTCCCGGCTGGCGCAGCGACACTGGGCGATGACCAGCTCGGCCTCAACCGCGAGGTCTACGATCTCAACCTCACCGCTGAATACCAGTTCGCAGACGACTGGACCTTCACCACCGTCAACGGATATCGCGAATTCGACAGCCTCGAAGTGTTCGACGCCGATGGCGGCCCCGCGCCGTTCCTCGAATTCACCGAAATCGCCAAGGGCTGGCAGGTCAGCCACGAAGGACGCTTCAGCTACAACGGTGCCAACATTCGTGCGAGCGCGGGCTGGAACCTGTTTATCGAGGACAGCATCCAGAACGTCCCATTCGCTACCGAGGAAGGGACCTATCTCCAGTGCCTCACCGCGCTGTTTGGCGCGCCGCTGATCCCCGGCATCCCTTGCGTCGGGCCTGACGGCTCGGTCCCGGCATCGGCTGTCACCGGGCTTGCCACGGGTGGCGCAGTGCAGGCGATCCCCTACAGCGCGGTGCTGTTCGAAAATCAGGGCCGCAACGAAGCCTATTCGGTGTTCGCTGACATGACCTGGATCGCGACCGACTCGTTCGAACTGACCGCTGGTGTCCGCTTTATCGACGAATACCGCCAGTCGGGCTTCTTCAGCGACATCCCCAACAGTGTGCTGTCGGGCGCTCCCTTGATTCCAGGCGGGGTCAATACGGGTGGCCGTGTCTTTACCGCTGACGAAGGCTTCCAGACCGTGCTGCCGCGTTTCAACGTCCTTTATCGCATCAGCGATGACGTGAACGTTTTCGCCACCGTTTCGAAGGGCCGCCGATCGCCGGTGGTGCAGCTGGGCGCGCGCCGCGATGCAGGTGGCAATGCCGTCGCCAACTCCCAGCTCATCCCCGAAGAAACCGTGTGGAACTACGAAGGCGGGATCAAGCTGGCCAGCGGGCCTGTCTCCGGCTCGCTCGGGGTATATTACCAGGTCTATGACGGCTTCCAGGTCAGCGTCGCGCAGCTTGATGCCAACGGCAATCCGACCGGCGCCTTCGTCACGGAAAGCGCGGGTTCGGCCAGCAATCTGGGTGTCGAAGCCGAAGTCGCAATCGATGTGGCCGACTGGCTGCAAGTCTTCGGCAATGTCGGATATATCGATGGCGGCATCGACGAAGACGGCGCCTTCCGTCCCGACTTCTCGGGCGCGCGCTTCCGCCTCCAGCCCGAGTGGCAGGCGGCAGGCGGGTTCACGGTCGACTACGAATTCGGCAACGGCATGCGCTTCTTCGCCACGCCCAGCGTGACGCACCGCAGCCGCATCTTTTTCGAAGTGCCCAACAATCCGCTGATCGGTCAGGAAGCCGTCACGCTGGTCAACGCGCGCGCGGGGTTCAGCTTTGCCGATGAACGCTACGAAATCGCCGGCTTCATCCGCAACGCATTCGACGAGGACTATCTGCTGGATGCAGGTAACACCGGCGGGGCCTTTGGCATCCCCACCTTCATCCCGGCCGAACCGCGGTTCTACGGCATTCAGGTAACCGCCCGTTTCGGCGACTGA
- a CDS encoding alanine racemase codes for MPINAPFDLPTPALLVERPKFGANLARIRDHVAALPSGVKHRPHLKTVKSVELARMITDALETDAITVSTLAEAEHFAAAGYRDILYAVGMVPAKLDRVAALRSQGVDLTVITDNIAAARETAAFCRRHDISIPVLIEVDCDGHRSGIPPEDSIRLLAVANAIGNGARLRGVMTHAGGSYGARTPEDLRSHAERERAGTLLAAQTLRAAGHEAPVVSVGSTPTALSTADLSGVTELRAGVFPFMDLVMCGIGVCKPQDIALSVLTSVIGHQQDKGWIIVDAGWMAMSRDRGTADQPVDQGYGLVCHAHGTIIYDLIMISANQEHGILAMREGSRASLPELSVGTQLRILPNHACATAAQHQSYALFETPGAPVESIARFSGW; via the coding sequence ATGCCGATTAACGCGCCTTTCGACCTGCCTACCCCCGCCTTGCTGGTGGAGAGGCCGAAATTCGGCGCAAACCTGGCCCGGATACGCGATCACGTCGCGGCGCTTCCGTCAGGCGTGAAGCACCGTCCGCATCTCAAGACCGTGAAGTCGGTCGAGCTCGCCCGGATGATCACCGATGCGCTGGAAACCGACGCAATTACGGTATCGACCCTGGCGGAGGCGGAGCACTTCGCTGCGGCCGGATATCGCGACATTCTCTACGCTGTCGGCATGGTTCCGGCCAAGCTCGATCGGGTGGCGGCGCTGCGCAGTCAGGGTGTCGACCTGACCGTGATCACGGACAATATCGCGGCAGCCCGCGAAACCGCCGCCTTCTGCCGCCGGCACGATATTTCAATCCCGGTGCTGATCGAGGTGGATTGCGACGGCCACCGATCAGGCATCCCGCCTGAGGACAGCATCCGCTTGCTCGCAGTCGCCAATGCGATCGGCAATGGCGCACGGCTGCGCGGGGTGATGACCCATGCGGGCGGGTCCTACGGCGCGCGGACGCCCGAGGACTTGCGCAGCCATGCGGAACGCGAACGGGCGGGCACGCTGCTGGCCGCTCAAACGTTGCGCGCTGCCGGGCACGAAGCGCCCGTTGTCAGCGTCGGCTCCACCCCCACGGCGCTCTCCACAGCCGATCTTTCGGGCGTGACCGAACTGCGCGCCGGGGTGTTCCCCTTCATGGATCTGGTGATGTGCGGCATTGGCGTGTGCAAGCCGCAGGACATTGCCCTGAGCGTTCTGACCAGCGTGATCGGACACCAGCAGGACAAGGGCTGGATCATTGTCGATGCCGGATGGATGGCCATGTCGCGTGATCGTGGCACGGCAGACCAGCCGGTCGATCAGGGCTATGGCCTCGTTTGTCATGCGCATGGCACGATCATCTACGATCTGATCATGATTTCGGCCAATCAGGAGCACGGAATCCTTGCCATGCGCGAGGGATCGCGGGCCAGCCTTCCCGAACTGTCCGTTGGCACGCAATTGCGCATCCTGCCCAATCACGCTTGCGCGACAGCCGCCCAGCACCAGAGCTACGCCCTGTTCGAAACGCCCGGAGCGCCGGTGGAGAGCATTGCGAGGTTCTCAGGCTGGTAG
- a CDS encoding M16 family metallopeptidase has product MKLRLATTSRIALGAALGLALALPAAPAFADAHMDASQNVSEGAGDLEALVAQVQIPYEEFQLENGLTVIVHEDRKAPIVGVAVWYNVGSKDEPTGKTGFAHLFEHLMFNGSENAPADYFQYLQEMGATDYNGTTNFDRTNYFQTVPRPALERALWLESDRMGYLLGAVTQEKLDNQRGVVQNEKRQGDNQPGGLVFYEILGTIFPDGHPYQHSVIGSMADLDAASMDDVRNWFRDKYGPNNATLVLAGDVSAEEARPLVEKWFGPIARGPVNTPAAAEIPTLSEPVRTVMKDQVAATQISIYWPAPGIMSEDLTALNVGTAVLGGLASSRLDEILVRDEQLAVGVSAGNFDFQRVGIINVSATLKDGVDPAVLEARLKQLIEWYIETGPTEDEVRRAATSDLAGTIRGLEQVGGFGGKAVALARGEVLAGDPGFAVDQLATLASITPADVKAAMQKWMTRPAFTLVLEPGERDGTYEEAASVAAEGENASERDRAAEEITVSVTRPAPAIDSVPQLDFPDFERTTLANGMKLTYAKRDAVPATYVTMSFNAGSAADPVDMRGLENLTLGLFDEGTATMSSQQIAEARERLGVNISTGGGDDRSSFTLSALSANLAPSLDLFSSIIREPAFNESDLNRVKAQTITGIRSQMRSPQGIAVRAIGTELFGDTPYGGTTTIDSVSAITRDDLIAFKDTWIRPDNGEVFVISSLPMDEVVAQLNAAFGDWSAPAVAKGEKDFSNLPTSTQGGRIVLINRPNSPQSFILGAQVTPLDASDPAYVDFTNANNSLGGNFLARLNMNLRETKGWSYGVRGGPQARENAVVYAISGGVQADRTGDSVAEMIRETSEFLTTSGVTEEELTRNKASEIGELPGSFETSGSVLSAMQSIALYGRPDNYYETLVDRYTAQTTDSLDAAARAALDVDDFVWVVVGDASVVQPQLESLGLPVEVRQMEGAE; this is encoded by the coding sequence ATGAAACTTCGTCTTGCCACCACCAGCCGCATCGCGCTTGGCGCGGCGCTCGGCCTTGCCCTTGCCCTGCCCGCCGCACCGGCCTTTGCCGATGCGCATATGGACGCATCGCAAAACGTCTCCGAAGGCGCAGGCGATCTTGAGGCGCTGGTCGCACAGGTCCAGATTCCTTACGAGGAATTCCAGCTTGAAAACGGCCTGACCGTCATCGTCCACGAAGACCGCAAGGCGCCGATCGTCGGCGTTGCCGTGTGGTACAATGTCGGGTCGAAGGACGAACCCACCGGCAAGACCGGCTTTGCCCACCTGTTCGAACACCTGATGTTCAACGGTTCGGAAAACGCACCCGCCGACTATTTCCAGTATCTCCAGGAAATGGGCGCGACGGATTACAACGGCACCACCAATTTCGACCGCACCAACTACTTCCAGACGGTGCCCCGCCCCGCGCTCGAACGCGCGCTGTGGCTGGAAAGCGATCGCATGGGCTATCTGCTGGGCGCGGTGACGCAGGAAAAGCTCGATAACCAGCGCGGCGTCGTCCAGAACGAAAAGCGTCAGGGCGACAACCAGCCCGGCGGCCTCGTCTTCTACGAAATCCTCGGAACGATCTTCCCCGACGGCCACCCGTACCAGCACTCGGTGATCGGCTCGATGGCTGATCTCGACGCGGCATCGATGGACGATGTGCGCAATTGGTTCCGCGACAAGTACGGCCCCAACAACGCCACTCTGGTTCTGGCCGGTGACGTGTCCGCAGAGGAAGCGCGCCCGCTGGTCGAAAAGTGGTTCGGCCCGATTGCGCGCGGCCCGGTCAACACTCCGGCAGCCGCTGAAATCCCGACCCTGTCCGAACCGGTCCGCACCGTGATGAAGGATCAGGTCGCAGCGACCCAGATCAGCATCTACTGGCCTGCCCCCGGCATCATGAGCGAGGATCTGACCGCGCTCAACGTCGGCACCGCCGTGCTCGGCGGCCTTGCCTCGAGCCGTCTCGACGAAATCCTCGTGCGCGACGAGCAGCTGGCGGTGGGTGTTTCGGCCGGCAATTTCGACTTCCAGCGCGTCGGCATCATCAATGTCAGCGCCACGCTGAAGGATGGCGTTGATCCGGCCGTACTCGAAGCGCGACTGAAGCAGCTCATCGAATGGTACATCGAAACCGGCCCGACCGAGGACGAAGTGCGCCGCGCCGCCACCAGCGATCTGGCCGGCACGATCCGCGGGCTTGAGCAGGTCGGCGGGTTCGGCGGCAAGGCCGTGGCTCTGGCCCGCGGCGAAGTGCTGGCAGGCGATCCGGGCTTTGCGGTCGATCAGCTGGCGACGCTTGCCTCGATCACTCCGGCCGACGTGAAGGCCGCGATGCAGAAATGGATGACCCGCCCCGCTTTCACCCTGGTGCTCGAACCGGGTGAGCGCGACGGAACTTACGAGGAAGCCGCCAGCGTCGCTGCCGAGGGCGAAAACGCATCGGAGCGCGATCGCGCGGCAGAGGAAATCACGGTTTCGGTCACCCGTCCGGCTCCGGCAATCGATTCCGTCCCGCAGCTCGACTTCCCCGATTTCGAGCGCACCACGCTCGCCAACGGCATGAAGCTGACTTACGCCAAGCGTGACGCCGTTCCCGCGACCTATGTCACCATGTCGTTCAACGCCGGTTCGGCGGCTGATCCGGTTGACATGCGCGGGCTTGAGAACCTGACGCTGGGCCTGTTCGACGAAGGCACCGCGACCATGTCGAGCCAGCAAATCGCCGAAGCGCGTGAGCGTCTGGGCGTCAACATCTCCACCGGCGGCGGCGATGACCGGTCGTCCTTCACCCTGTCGGCGCTGTCGGCCAACCTTGCGCCGTCACTCGACCTGTTCAGCTCGATCATTCGCGAACCCGCTTTCAACGAAAGCGACCTGAACCGCGTGAAGGCGCAGACCATTACCGGCATCCGTTCACAGATGCGTTCGCCGCAGGGCATTGCCGTGCGCGCGATCGGCACCGAGCTGTTCGGCGACACGCCCTATGGCGGCACCACCACGATCGACAGCGTTTCGGCCATCACCCGCGACGATCTGATCGCGTTCAAGGACACGTGGATCCGCCCGGACAACGGCGAAGTCTTCGTGATTTCCAGCCTGCCGATGGATGAAGTCGTGGCCCAGCTCAACGCCGCTTTCGGCGACTGGAGCGCTCCGGCGGTGGCAAAGGGTGAAAAGGATTTCTCCAACCTGCCCACCAGCACGCAAGGCGGGCGGATCGTCCTGATCAACCGTCCGAATTCGCCGCAAAGCTTCATCCTCGGCGCGCAGGTCACGCCGCTTGATGCGAGCGATCCGGCCTATGTCGACTTCACCAATGCCAACAACTCGCTGGGTGGCAACTTCCTTGCTCGTCTCAACATGAACCTGCGCGAGACCAAGGGCTGGTCCTATGGCGTTCGTGGCGGGCCGCAGGCGCGCGAAAACGCGGTGGTCTATGCCATCAGCGGCGGCGTGCAGGCAGACCGCACCGGGGATTCGGTGGCGGAAATGATCCGCGAAACCAGCGAATTCCTGACGACCAGCGGGGTGACCGAGGAAGAGCTGACCCGCAACAAGGCGAGCGAGATCGGCGAACTTCCGGGCAGCTTCGAAACCTCGGGTTCGGTGCTCAGCGCGATGCAGTCGATCGCGCTCTATGGCCGCCCGGACAATTACTACGAAACGCTGGTGGATCGCTACACCGCGCAGACCACCGACAGCCTCGATGCCGCAGCGCGCGCCGCGCTCGATGTCGATGACTTCGTGTGGGTCGTCGTCGGCGATGCCTCGGTCGTCCAGCCGCAGCTCGAATCGCTGGGCCTGCCGGTCGAAGTGCGCCAGATGGAAGGGGCCGAATAA
- a CDS encoding acylase, with amino-acid sequence MKFLKGGVITLAAVVLAVFIALATWEPFFAHQAKAPEYREYSAEIVRDEFGVPMIYGETDPDVAFGVAIAHAEDDFFTLQDVIAMSRGRYGAIAGEDGATFDYVYHLLDARGTAEREYPKLPEDTRALFEAYATGLNQYADEHPEEIKLANLFPVNGEDVAAGFVLRQPFFYGLGNVVGPLVAGEELRREFGPDIPGFPREGSTPGASAPVDEAEPGGQARRDLVLPWGEDAEHLGSNAWAVTPERSGGPTTLISNSHQPLRGGVAWYELGVQSGEGWHFTGANFPGSPFPFLGHNENLGWTNTVNRPDMADIYQLEVNEAGTQYKLDGEWRDLETKTVTLPVKLGPITLPVRRTVYRSVHGPVIKNDKGYFAIRYGGMDSVQQLDAYYRINKATNLEEWQTQIARMAIPSTNFIYADREGNIAYVYNAAIPDRPEDVKANWRGILDGKRSDLIWEGTVDYAEIPKLINPASGWLYNANNEPYTAAGAGSDLSREDFSPVLGIEEKQTNRSRRAYKLLSETEGPLTRAELERIKYDTAYERQGYVADMFAGLETMEAEGELAEARDLLLTWDFTADNQGPADALALLMIRDFMSAEYNNKNAEELPKVAEHLQKAVDHLTTHFGRIDPPMSDLLRLRQGNVDLPLDGGSDTLRASTTWQVDEDGRLSLVHGDSFIQWVEWPRDGGRVFSRSIQPFGAATTRPDSPHYTDQMGLFVEHRLKPVRFWEEDVRAAARSSRKVNNAR; translated from the coding sequence ATGAAATTCCTGAAGGGCGGCGTCATCACGCTTGCCGCTGTCGTGCTTGCCGTGTTCATCGCGCTGGCGACGTGGGAACCGTTTTTCGCGCATCAGGCCAAGGCGCCCGAATATCGCGAATACTCGGCCGAGATCGTGCGCGACGAATTCGGCGTACCGATGATCTATGGCGAAACCGATCCCGACGTCGCTTTCGGTGTCGCCATCGCCCATGCCGAAGACGATTTCTTCACCTTGCAGGACGTGATCGCCATGTCGCGCGGACGCTATGGCGCGATCGCGGGAGAAGACGGCGCGACCTTCGATTACGTCTATCACCTGCTCGACGCGCGCGGCACGGCTGAACGCGAATATCCCAAGCTGCCCGAAGACACGCGCGCCCTGTTCGAAGCCTATGCCACCGGGCTCAACCAATATGCCGACGAGCATCCGGAGGAGATCAAGCTCGCCAATCTGTTCCCCGTGAACGGAGAGGATGTCGCCGCTGGTTTCGTGCTGCGCCAGCCGTTCTTCTACGGTCTTGGCAATGTCGTCGGGCCGCTTGTCGCAGGCGAGGAACTGCGCCGCGAATTCGGGCCGGACATTCCCGGCTTCCCGCGCGAAGGCTCCACCCCCGGTGCTTCGGCCCCGGTCGACGAAGCCGAACCCGGCGGGCAGGCGCGGCGCGATCTGGTGTTGCCCTGGGGCGAGGATGCCGAACATCTCGGCTCCAACGCCTGGGCCGTGACGCCAGAGCGTTCGGGCGGGCCGACCACGCTGATCTCGAATTCACACCAGCCGCTGCGCGGCGGCGTCGCATGGTACGAACTGGGCGTGCAGTCGGGCGAAGGCTGGCACTTTACCGGCGCGAACTTCCCCGGATCGCCCTTCCCCTTCCTTGGCCACAACGAAAACCTCGGCTGGACCAATACGGTGAACCGGCCCGACATGGCCGACATCTACCAGCTGGAGGTCAACGAGGCGGGAACCCAGTACAAGCTGGATGGCGAATGGCGTGACCTTGAAACGAAGACCGTCACTCTGCCCGTCAAGCTGGGGCCGATCACCCTGCCCGTCCGCCGCACCGTCTATCGCAGCGTCCACGGCCCGGTGATCAAGAACGACAAGGGCTATTTCGCGATCCGTTACGGCGGGATGGACAGCGTGCAGCAGCTGGACGCCTATTACCGCATCAACAAGGCGACCAATCTCGAAGAATGGCAGACACAGATCGCGCGCATGGCGATCCCTTCGACCAACTTCATCTACGCCGACCGCGAAGGCAACATCGCCTATGTCTACAATGCCGCCATCCCCGACCGGCCCGAAGATGTGAAGGCCAACTGGCGCGGCATCCTCGACGGGAAACGCAGCGATCTGATTTGGGAAGGCACCGTCGATTACGCCGAGATTCCCAAGCTGATCAATCCGGCCTCGGGCTGGCTCTACAACGCCAATAACGAACCCTACACCGCCGCGGGCGCGGGCAGCGATCTGTCGCGGGAGGATTTCTCACCCGTGCTAGGGATCGAAGAAAAGCAGACCAACCGTTCCCGCCGTGCCTACAAACTGCTGTCGGAAACCGAAGGCCCGCTGACCCGTGCCGAACTGGAGCGGATCAAATACGACACCGCCTACGAACGCCAAGGCTATGTCGCGGACATGTTCGCCGGGTTGGAAACGATGGAAGCCGAAGGCGAACTGGCCGAAGCGCGCGACCTGCTGCTGACGTGGGATTTCACCGCCGACAACCAAGGCCCAGCCGATGCCCTCGCGCTGTTGATGATCCGCGATTTCATGAGCGCGGAATACAACAACAAGAACGCCGAGGAATTGCCCAAAGTCGCCGAACATCTGCAAAAGGCGGTCGATCACCTGACAACACATTTCGGGCGCATCGATCCGCCAATGTCGGACTTGCTGCGGCTGCGGCAGGGCAATGTCGACCTGCCGCTTGACGGCGGATCGGACACGCTGCGCGCCTCAACCACCTGGCAAGTGGACGAGGACGGGCGTTTGAGCCTCGTCCACGGCGACAGCTTCATCCAGTGGGTCGAATGGCCGCGCGATGGCGGGCGTGTCTTCTCGCGCTCGATCCAGCCGTTCGGGGCAGCCACCACCCGCCCGGACAGCCCGCATTACACCGATCAGATGGGCCTTTTCGTCGAACACAGGCTGAAGCCGGTGCGGTTCTGGGAAGAGGACGTTCGCGCCGCCGCCCGCAGCAGCCGAAAGGTCAACAACGCGCGCTAG